One genomic region from Sulfuriflexus mobilis encodes:
- the gmk gene encoding guanylate kinase has protein sequence MFATLYIIAAPSGAGKTSLVKALVGRDNRVMVSVSHTTRAPREGEVDGGDYNFTTPETFRQMVEAGQFLEHAQVFDNFYGTSREWVEQRLAEGTDVILEIDWQGARLVREAFAEAVGIFILPPSRQALEARLRGRGQDSKEIIARRMRDAISEISHYDEFDYLIVNDDFDTALGELASVILARRQRLEVQKSVHQAMITDLLA, from the coding sequence ATGTTTGCCACTCTATATATCATCGCCGCGCCCTCCGGGGCCGGAAAAACCAGCCTGGTCAAGGCCCTGGTCGGACGGGATAACCGGGTTATGGTGTCGGTGTCGCACACGACCCGCGCGCCACGTGAGGGCGAGGTCGATGGCGGGGACTACAATTTCACCACACCGGAGACCTTCCGGCAGATGGTTGAGGCCGGCCAGTTCCTTGAGCACGCCCAGGTATTTGATAATTTTTACGGTACCTCGCGTGAGTGGGTTGAACAGCGCCTCGCCGAGGGCACGGATGTGATCCTCGAGATCGACTGGCAGGGTGCCCGCCTGGTGCGCGAGGCCTTTGCCGAGGCGGTCGGTATCTTCATCCTGCCGCCTTCGCGTCAGGCGCTGGAGGCGCGCCTGCGTGGCCGTGGCCAGGACAGCAAGGAGATCATCGCCCGCCGTATGCGCGATGCGATCAGCGAGATCTCACACTATGACGAATTTGATTACCTGATTGTGAATGATGATTTCGACACCGCGCTGGGGGAGCTGGCCAGCGTGATCCTGGCCCGCCGCCAGCGTCTGGAGG
- a CDS encoding YicC/YloC family endoribonuclease, with protein MIRSMTAFARCDRNTEWGTLSWEVRSVNHRYLEPSLRMPEEIRPIESKLREHLAKRLGRGKVECNLRFQAGGEGKAGLDINVELAQQVVDASREIDHLLYNSAAINAMDILRWPGILDSGRADWEALRGQALDLFNEALDELVATREREGARLREMILERLEGMGRHVTEVRAQIPVIIVAQREKILERLSELDVKLDEGRLEQEAALLVSKMDVDEEMDRLATHIDEVRRNLDADKPVGRRLDFLMQEMNREANTLGSKSISIDTTRASVDLKVLIEQMREQIQNIE; from the coding sequence ATGATCCGTAGTATGACGGCCTTTGCCCGTTGCGACCGCAATACCGAGTGGGGCACCTTGAGTTGGGAAGTGCGGTCCGTTAACCATCGCTACCTCGAGCCGAGCCTGCGTATGCCGGAGGAAATCCGGCCGATCGAGTCCAAATTGCGTGAACATCTGGCAAAGCGCCTGGGACGAGGCAAGGTCGAGTGTAACCTGCGTTTCCAGGCGGGTGGTGAGGGAAAGGCCGGCCTGGATATCAATGTCGAGCTGGCCCAACAGGTCGTCGATGCCAGTCGCGAGATCGACCACCTGCTATATAACTCGGCGGCGATCAATGCCATGGATATCCTGCGTTGGCCGGGGATACTCGATAGTGGCCGTGCCGATTGGGAGGCCCTGCGCGGGCAGGCCCTCGACTTATTCAACGAGGCCCTCGACGAACTGGTTGCTACCCGTGAGCGTGAGGGTGCGCGTTTGCGTGAGATGATCCTCGAGCGTCTTGAGGGCATGGGCAGGCATGTCACCGAGGTGCGTGCGCAGATCCCGGTGATCATTGTTGCCCAGCGCGAGAAGATCCTCGAGCGCCTGAGCGAGCTGGACGTGAAACTCGACGAGGGCCGTCTTGAGCAGGAGGCCGCACTGCTGGTGAGTAAGATGGACGTCGATGAGGAAATGGACCGTTTGGCCACGCATATCGATGAGGTCAGGCGCAACCTTGATGCGGACAAGCCGGTCGGCCGCCGCCTCGACTTCCTTATGCAGGAGATGAACCGTGAGGCGAACACGCTCGGCTCGAAGTCGATCAGCATCGACACGACCCGTGCCTCGGTCGACCTGAAGGTGCTCATTGAGCAGATGCGTGAGCAAATCCAGAATATCGAATAA
- a CDS encoding XTP/dITP diphosphatase, which produces MQRIVLASNNAGKVREINQILAGLDIEVVPQAEFAIPEADETGLTFVENAILKARHAAQLSGLPAIADDSGLEVDALQGAPGIYSARYAGVGASDADNLNKLLEALQGVPESARTARFQCLMVFMRHGEDPTPLICQGTWEGRILESAQGKNGFGYDPVFYVPERDCSSAQLDAETKNRLSHRGKALKQLLAAMAK; this is translated from the coding sequence ATGCAGAGGATCGTCCTGGCCAGTAACAATGCCGGCAAGGTCCGCGAGATCAACCAGATCCTCGCCGGCCTGGATATTGAGGTCGTCCCCCAGGCCGAGTTTGCTATCCCCGAGGCCGACGAGACCGGTCTGACCTTTGTGGAAAACGCCATTCTCAAGGCCCGCCATGCCGCACAATTGAGCGGCCTGCCGGCGATCGCCGACGACTCCGGCCTCGAGGTCGATGCCCTGCAGGGTGCACCGGGCATCTACTCGGCACGTTATGCCGGTGTGGGTGCCTCGGATGCCGACAACCTGAACAAACTGCTCGAGGCCCTGCAGGGTGTGCCCGAGTCCGCGCGCACAGCACGCTTCCAGTGTCTGATGGTCTTTATGCGCCACGGCGAAGACCCGACGCCGCTGATCTGCCAGGGCACATGGGAAGGGCGTATCCTTGAAAGCGCGCAAGGCAAAAACGGCTTTGGTTATGACCCGGTATTTTACGTACCGGAGCGCGACTGCTCCTCGGCGCAACTTGATGCCGAGACCAAGAACCGCCTCAGTCACCGTGGCAAGGCGCTAAAACAACTGCTGGCAGCCATGGCAAAATAA
- a CDS encoding serine/threonine protein kinase, which produces MKTPPTSLPDGTRIDDYVITKTLSRGGFSYVYLASDVSDGRRIVLKEYIPARLAQRDTEMRVVAHSEETIEHFVHGRKLFLQEANALAGLKHPNIVNVINFFSANGTVYMVMQFEQGHNLHSYIKKHKGFLSEQFLLTVFPPLLDGLKNIHASGFLHLDIKPGNIHLRPGGSPLLLDFGAVHPIMQTRSDQPTQVVTPGFSPIEQYTNRGYVGPWSDIYALGATMRNCIDHRPPLAAVDRHEHDTMKPAAELFRKHYSPQLLKAIDWSMEVDPLLRPQSVDALLEVMPGLDLPGEQREETA; this is translated from the coding sequence ATGAAGACACCACCAACAAGCCTGCCCGATGGCACCCGCATTGATGACTATGTCATCACCAAGACGCTGAGTCGTGGCGGCTTCAGTTATGTTTATCTCGCCAGTGATGTCAGCGATGGCAGGCGTATTGTGCTCAAGGAGTACATCCCCGCCCGCCTCGCCCAGCGCGATACTGAAATGCGCGTGGTCGCTCATAGCGAAGAAACTATCGAACATTTCGTACATGGCCGCAAGTTGTTTCTCCAGGAGGCCAATGCCCTGGCCGGCCTAAAACACCCGAATATCGTCAACGTCATCAACTTCTTCAGTGCCAACGGTACGGTCTATATGGTCATGCAATTCGAACAGGGCCATAACCTGCACAGCTATATAAAGAAGCATAAGGGTTTTCTCAGCGAACAATTTTTGCTTACCGTGTTTCCGCCCCTGCTCGATGGCCTGAAGAACATTCACGCCTCGGGTTTCCTGCATCTGGATATCAAGCCCGGCAATATTCACCTGCGCCCTGGCGGCAGCCCGCTACTACTCGATTTCGGTGCAGTGCACCCTATCATGCAGACACGCAGCGACCAGCCGACCCAGGTCGTGACGCCCGGCTTCTCACCCATTGAGCAATATACCAACCGTGGCTATGTCGGACCGTGGAGCGATATCTATGCCCTCGGTGCAACCATGCGTAACTGTATCGATCACCGCCCGCCACTAGCCGCTGTGGATCGACATGAACACGACACAATGAAACCGGCCGCCGAACTTTTTCGCAAACATTATTCCCCGCAATTGCTCAAGGCCATCGACTGGTCAATGGAAGTTGACCCACTGCTGCGCCCACAAAGCGTGGATGCCCTGCTCGAGGTCATGCCCGGCCTCGACTTGCCTGGCGAGCAACGAGAAGAAACGGCCTGA
- the rph gene encoding ribonuclease PH, with amino-acid sequence MRPSGRAPNELRQIRLTRNYTKHAEGSVLIEFGDTKVLCTASIMDKAPGFLRGKGQGWVTAEYGMLPRSTTERMGREAARGKQGGRTMEIQRLIGRALRAAVDMKALGERTIHIDCDVIQADGGTRTASITGAYVALADAIAVLQKDGSIKKNPLQTMIASVSVGMFKGTPVLDLDYPEDCNAETDMNVVMNEQGDFIEVQGTAEGVAFKRDELNGMLDLAVDGIQQLIEAQRAALAEA; translated from the coding sequence ATGCGTCCCAGTGGCCGAGCCCCGAATGAACTACGTCAAATCCGCCTGACCCGTAACTACACCAAACACGCCGAAGGTTCGGTGCTCATCGAATTTGGTGACACCAAGGTACTCTGTACCGCCAGCATCATGGACAAGGCCCCGGGGTTTTTACGCGGCAAGGGCCAGGGCTGGGTCACCGCCGAATACGGCATGCTGCCTCGTTCCACCACCGAACGCATGGGGCGCGAGGCCGCACGCGGTAAACAAGGCGGCCGCACCATGGAGATCCAGCGCCTCATCGGCCGTGCCCTGCGTGCCGCCGTGGATATGAAGGCCCTCGGTGAACGCACCATTCACATCGACTGCGATGTCATCCAGGCCGACGGCGGCACCCGCACCGCCTCGATCACCGGCGCCTATGTGGCACTCGCCGATGCCATCGCCGTGTTACAAAAAGACGGCTCGATCAAGAAAAATCCTCTGCAGACCATGATCGCCTCGGTCTCGGTTGGCATGTTTAAAGGTACGCCGGTACTGGACCTCGACTACCCGGAAGACTGCAATGCTGAAACCGACATGAATGTGGTCATGAATGAGCAGGGCGACTTCATTGAGGTACAGGGTACCGCCGAGGGCGTTGCCTTCAAGCGTGATGAGCTGAATGGCATGCTGGACCTGGCCGTTGATGGCATCCAGCAACTCATCGAGGCGCAACGCGCCGCGCTGGCCGAGGCATAG
- a CDS encoding PP2C family protein-serine/threonine phosphatase, which yields MKTLIAQVNRLGNRLQNEDRLIVAETDSSILLVVADGMGGHGGGDIAAQILVDTLDEYFRRSKKPITDPQAFFRNAIGTAHGNILKAGKKQRPVLEPRTTCVACLIQGNEISWAHVGDSRLYLLRDSRVLARTIDHSYVQELFRQGLISESDMLTHPKRSYITQCVGAPRHLPDISYHHRDDLQQGDVLLLCSDGLWSALKAEQLRQLSAEGDLETTLNDLASRAESNSYPQSDNISAIALRMLDCHVDTPANSRLPQDEQTEADNDHISHAISAINKALEDYSDEMDYDPKTK from the coding sequence ATGAAAACCCTGATTGCACAGGTCAACCGGCTCGGTAACCGCCTGCAAAACGAGGACCGCCTGATCGTCGCCGAGACCGATAGCAGTATCCTGCTGGTTGTCGCCGACGGCATGGGCGGGCACGGCGGTGGTGATATCGCGGCACAGATACTGGTCGATACCCTCGACGAGTATTTCCGCCGCAGCAAGAAACCGATTACCGACCCGCAGGCCTTTTTTCGTAATGCCATCGGCACCGCGCATGGCAATATCCTCAAGGCCGGAAAAAAACAGCGACCGGTACTTGAGCCGCGCACGACCTGTGTCGCCTGTCTGATCCAGGGTAATGAGATCAGTTGGGCGCATGTCGGTGACAGCCGTCTCTACCTGTTACGTGATAGCCGCGTGCTGGCACGCACCATCGACCATTCCTACGTGCAAGAACTGTTTCGCCAGGGCCTTATCAGCGAGTCAGACATGCTCACGCACCCCAAACGCAGCTACATTACCCAGTGTGTCGGTGCCCCCAGGCATTTACCCGATATCAGTTATCACCACCGTGATGACCTGCAACAGGGGGATGTCCTGTTGCTCTGTAGTGATGGCCTGTGGTCAGCCCTGAAGGCCGAACAGCTTCGGCAACTGTCTGCAGAGGGTGACCTTGAGACTACCCTGAATGACCTGGCCAGCCGCGCCGAGAGTAATAGCTACCCGCAAAGCGATAATATCAGTGCCATCGCGCTACGCATGCTCGACTGTCATGTCGACACCCCGGCAAACAGCCGCCTACCGCAGGACGAACAAACCGAGGCCGACAATGATCACATCAGTCATGCCATCAGTGCCATCAATAAGGCATTAGAGGATTACAGTGACGAAATGGATTATGATCCGAAAACTAAATAA